The genomic DNA CTCGAGGTTGCTGACGCAGAAGCATTGTCGTTGGTGGAGGTGGAAGAACATTCCAGTTCACCCTCACAGTCACCGGTAAATATCTATTTCCACCGTCACAGACTGTGGGTGCAGAAGCATTGTCGTTGGTGGACGTTCCGGTGCATGAATCTGGAATACGAACGCAGTTAAGCGTTTGAATCTGAAATATGAATGCAGTGTACTTCTCCATATGGATTACGCTACCACCATCGTCAAAACACCGACTTTCGATATCCTGTTAATAAAACATACAATTATAGCATTAGACCTGACATCCGAaaatatattgttaaaaataataaatataataataaaaataacatatgCGCATTTAAAAAAAACGATGATATAAGTCTAGACCCGGCAAACGTGTCGGGCCGGGGGTCGAGTTGGGTTACGctaccaccaacaccaccacacccgcctaaccaccaccaccaccaccacacccgcctaaccaccaccaacaccaccaccactaccaccacagccaccaccacacccgcctaaccaccaccaccactaccaccacagccaccaccacacccgcctaaccaccaccacaacaaccaccaccaccaccaccacagccaccactaccaccaccaccaccataaccaccaccaccactaccaccaccacagccaccaccacagccaccaccacagccaccaccactaccaccaccactgtcGTCAATCACCACCGCCGTCAATCACCACCGCCGTCATTCCCCACCACAGTCAATCCCCCACCACCATCAAACCTAACACCACCGTCAAACCCAACACCACCACAAACGGCggaaataaaaccaaaaaataggcttgtaaatgaaccgaacgttcagtgaACCGTTCATGTATCGTTCATGAGGaaattcgtttatgttcgtttatatagtaaacgaacgaacatgaacaattttttccgttcatttaattaaatgaacgaacacgaacaatgtTTCGTTCGTTCATTTACGTTCATGAACggtcgtttatgttcgttcatttatgttcgtttatatTCGTTTGTTTATATCCGTTCGTTTATTTAATTCTTTAACTTTATATATTACTAATATTAAGTTTAAAACTAATACTAAATTTAAAATGTACAAGATTTTCTTTACTATCATGACATTGAATTGGTGATTTCAAAATGGTTTTTGAAGTTTCTATTAGACTATAACTTTCACGAATTTATTTATGTTTACTTTTGATTGGTGTTTCATCAATGTGTTCCTTAATTTATGTTTAGTTATGCTCGTTTGTGTTTGCTCACTTATGTTCGTTTAGATTCCCTGATGTAAGAttacgttcgtttatgttcgtgaaccgttcgtttACACtattaatgaacgaacataaacgaacatgaacatgctCATTTTGTAAACGAACGAATACGAACAAGAAAATCCGTTCATTTAAATGTTCGTGTCCGATCTTTTGTTCGGTAAAactttaacgaacgaacacgaacatgcctcattcgtgttcgttcggttcatttacaagcctaccaaaaaataaaaaaggttgaAGATTAAGCAATAAAATTTGGAATACAAACTAACCTTCATCGTGTGGTCCAGAGTTTGTCTTGTGAAAATCGTGTGGTCCAGAgcgtttgtgtgtgtgttcttggtgttttaGTGTGTGAGTTTTGAAATTTTAGATCTAGTTTACCCCTTTATTGAAGTTGGGAAAGTGTTTGTGTTCAATGAGAGCCGTATGGTTCAATGAGCACCTTATAGGAGTTGTTGGGTTTAAAGCATATGTAGTGTATAAAGGATATACTATAACTAATTTATCAGCTCATGtacaggaggataaactggttaaggcttGTGTGTTCTATGTGAAATGTGCGAGTTCGAATACCGTGGGAGGCCGGTCCGATACAGAAGGTGCGAGTTCGAACACCGTGGGAAGCCGGTGCGAGTTCGAatactgagcgaaacagattgtccagaagtttccataacaattatcatcactattcagtttaaataacacgtcccataccgtgtcccaaataacaaacaaattattacagataacaactagtcaaatactttgttccgacaactcagatttaaataaaacaaataaatattgttcaaatgctcctaaagacccaacctgacaagatctacaaacaactatactctagttgctctttcctgacagacaactatttgttgggggcctctagagctttattctagcctcgctttcctagcaagcaaacatcttaaacacctgtcacatacgttaaaataaagtcaatacatataatgtaaaggtgagcatacaagtttgataatagcatatagagttcgaatagtttacgcataaccagcacgtacacaaagaaaacaaagcatgttaattatcgacatggacctatcgataccagtgactgcgggttgactgtccgagacagttcgcaatacatgattaccaccgtaatccatgcaagtaattgtccttaacaacccccgtgtgaacgggtgctgagtccaaactatagtactacgtcgttaaagcaggtagacagcattccacgtgtaaacacaatcaacaagcattcatttagtcacgtaatacatgcatattggttagcgttcaaatagtttgactagtgtgatcgtttgtgttttgatataagtaacgtatatACAAGGCCGGCTCAAGGGTAATCCAACCCAAGCGGCTGCTTTAGGCCACCACATTAATAAGGCCCCATATTTTGAAATAAATTATAGGTATATATTCTAGTTTGGCTTATGTCTAGGCTTGAGTAAATCCAGTTTCCATTTACCTATTTAATTCTTTGAGCGATGGTCAGTTTGGAAAATCGAAGCGTCAAAGTCAAGTTTCAAAAAAATGGAGTGGCATAAATGGTGGTGGTCCTAGTCTCAGCCTTTTCAGTTGTGCCATTCGCCTCCAAATCGAATCAACGCGTTGAAGTCGTTTTGTGTTTATCACCTATTTTTCCGGCCGATTCATCGGTTCGTTTAAATCCGTTCGTCGGATTCTGTTCAATCCAAATTTTGTTTAGGTAAAACCCTTTGAATACTTGTAAGCTTGTTATATGCGTTGATACGATTATGTGTGATTTGTATGATTTTGTCATTAGCATGTTTGACTTTGAATTTATTAACAATTATGCGTTGATACGATTATGTGTGATTTATATGATTTTTCCGGCCGATTCATCAGTTCGTTCCATCGTCTTCCTCCATCAGTTCATTCGCTTATTTTCAATCAATTCACAAAAATTATTCGATGGAAATCATTTATGCTTTAGAATTTTATGCTATTTTGCTTTTGGAAAAAGGGCCCCGGAAACTCATGTCGCTTTAGGCCACCAAAATCATTGAGCCGGCCCtgcgtatgtaacacccaaaagtgctaaaagcaaaaaaggatcgagtatactcacagcggttgattaatggattgaagggagcgcttgagagtagggttagcctgaacagttcgatagcataatgatgaatacacgtaaaatggaaacaagtgtactgggtcgaacagcctggtcgatcgatcagcaggttcgatcgaacgggttgttcgttcggctggaagatccgttcggacagtctgttcgatccgTCGGTCGGCTCGAttggctggactgttcgagtggattgtttcttcctttgagtaggatgtgtttgtgtatgatggtttgaccttttgaagttttcgttgtagtatttgagaacactgaaatgttcttacctttcaggttgatcgatcgaacggtctgttcgatcggccggcttaaccgatcagtTAGGAACTttagtagtagtcctcagcacaggatgtcactcgatcgaacagcattctcgatcgggtggcattccaatacgtccaacgaattgaaaatcgattaagggttgaagcatagtatctcatgatccagGAGTAATGTCATCAAacggctcgttcgatcgaacatcacctcgttcaatactatacttcatgagaTTGTCAAaatgtggggccatatgctagccgatcggctgacctggTCGATTGGCTGGcgtgtccgatcggttgggttgttcgttcgaacagcctaaccgttcggccagcatcctgacctggtcggcttgttcgtctaacacttggctgttctgattatttgacgttatattgaggtagtttgataacgagctGAACcttggaaccttcgttcttaattgtttcccctgctcggacaggaatcacccaagtccggccggtaaactgttcggaacggtagtttattgtctaacccggaatcggtgaacctcgttgataggatccgaatcttgaaccactcgtCCATTGGAATGATTGGTGAGTCGGCTCAAGCTTCATTTCTACcgatttgaaggcattgagtgtaaaagagttgaaagaaagttggaaatcttcctttcaatccttcacatcatgtaaatgtttagatctttgatagatcttagcttgtttatgtggaaatcggttagatccgagctattcatggtagatttaggccaaaacatgatgttcttgaagaacaccatgatgacatcatcctagcatgcttagatcttgatgatttcacggttagaaatcaagatttgaaagatagaaaggtgtaggagcatgttttgatcaagaaagtacaagatttaggatgaaaacttaccgaaattggaagaaatctgagaaaaggtgaggagcacaagctggtcggtcagagagcttccaaaagtggaaagaatgacaatgacagctcTATTTAtgggctccaaaagaggaaaggctggccgatcggccaagcatcccgatcggacagcctgctcgatcggacagtccgtccgatcggctggactgttcgatcggctgacagcctgatcgatccacagcctggttcgagtgtttggtgcgacgattttcgatatttcgatttcgattgaagtcGATACGGgtacgatagagtttcccattgaaattactttcagtcccaactactatatctaacatacaatcacctatatttcaccctatccttacgttaccattcgtcgtaattcgatttcgattgcattcggtttgagtttcgagtttcgattcgagttccGATTGATTCGactgatcaccacacaaaacataaagtaaacacgcacaggtaacacataaggcacacacacacgtaaaacagcaaccaaagttcgcgtaattcgagattcgaattcgatgatggttagatcggtttgattactgattagttaactttatcgcattgttactccctactattcacagtcgtaaattggttcgcgtcgattaaacattcgattacttcgattcattCTGATTAACaatacttactccacataatacaattaaaacatcaaatagactaattacagtcaaagaagtcaaagttgacttgaactttgactttgacattcgaaaacacggggtgttacacctacCCTGTGCAATACGAGACATGTACATTGTCTCCCATTCCATAGCTTCCATACTTCGGTATATATTCCAAAGTCCATTTGGTACTGGCATCGGGCTATCATCCGCTAACTTAACCATGATGAAATGACTATCTTCGACATATGCAATCGTTAAAATGGAATGGTTCGGGTAAACCTGCGGTCCGTCGAACATCAGGAAGTAAGTTTGACAAACAACGTTGCTTAAATGTTGAacaatcaccccaaatttttgaGCCACCAACAACCCTGTGTAGGGCAACCACATCCAGCATGCCATAGGTGCAGGTTCAACATTTAACCAATTTATCGATCGATACACATTTTCGTAACATCCCTCATCTACAAACACCTGGTTCAAGTCAGGTAACGTGGGTCGCACACCCCCGTCATCACAACGAGGCACggacacaacctcctcctcacCTCGATCAACGCCGGATAACCAAACGCTTCCGGAGACGTACGACTGGTTCGAATCTTCGCCAAAAATATTACCAATGTCCCAAAACGACATCTTTATGCTTCACGGTCTCAACCAAATTTTTTAGTTAAGAATTTTCATCATTACATCGGAGTTTTGTGAGTTTGAAAAATTTTCAAAGCCATAAATCCCATATGTTTTGGGTAAATAAACATTTTTGGTCGATAAGGGTCGTATAGGTCGATAAGGGTCATATGGGTCACTTTCACACTTTTTTAGACTGACCTCCTTTCATGTCGGTAATTATACCTTAAATTCATCAAAAGTCATGCCGATAAGCCTCTCATTGCTCAATGAGAGGCTTATCAAAACCCTTTTCTGGCACATTAATTGCTTTCACACTATATACTCCCCTTATTACCCTATATGCCACCTCTGGGGGGTGTGCAGATCGGATATCACACCTTCCTGAATCTATTCTTCACCACATACTCTCTTTTCTTAATAATACTCCTGCAGACCTTGTTCGTATGAGCGTACTCTCTAACACCTGGTTTCGCCTTACCGCTTCTTTCGCGGTTTTAAATTTCAATATAGCTAATTTTACACATGTATCTCGCCAAAGTTTCTTCAAGTATCTTGATTATGCCACGTCTAGATTTTGCTTTGAAAATCTCCCTGCACACACGTTTAAGCTCGTTACAACTGTCCTAGAGCCAGCAGAATTAGATGTTAACAGATGCCTTGAATTACTTCTTCAGAAAGGCATGATCAGGGAGTTGGAGATTGACTTGTCTTATTTCACCAACTCATCATTAGATGTTCCAAAGTATCATTTGCCTAACATACTCTTATCTGTTTCTACGTTAAGATCTTTGACCATATGTGGCTGTGACTTGCCTTCTTCCTTCATGCTTGATGCTGTCAACTTTAAGTCTTTGATTCAGTTGAGACTTGAAAACGTCCTCATATATGATGAAGTGATCACGTATCTCGCCACTAGTTGCCCTCTTCTACAAGTAATTCAGATTAGATGTTGCCCAGGTTTCATAAGGTTTTGTGTTCATGGGCATCAAAATCTTCAACAAGTTAAGATTCAGTATACCACCACTCCAGTTGAGAGACTAGATATTGAAGCTCCAAATCTATCTTCTCTTTTGATAGTAGATGCGTACGGAAGAGGGGCGCCGCTAATGAACTTGGCTTCATGCAAAAAACTAACACAAGTGGTTTACATTGGGAATCCCTTACCAAACTCTAATGCTTTTCGTGATTTCTTATCCAACTTCCCCTTCGTTGAAACTTTGGGTTTGTATACTCACAATGAATGCAACAACCTCATGTTGTCAAGTCATTCTTTGAGGACCCTAGTGTTGTGTTCAAACTGTGGTTTGGAAGAAATCGAGTTTACAACCCCCAAGTTGGTTTCATTTCGTTACACTTGTAGTTCTAGTCGACTCTTGCCTATGGTTATGGATAACCACTGGACTTTGTCAAGGGATTCAACCCACTTGAAAGCACGTATGTGTTGTTATCCTGGTGGTTATATAGACACTCTTTGGTTCCAGAAGTTAAGGTACTTTTTAAGCAAGAAAAATGGATTCAAAGTTTTCAACTTGCATATTCACGGCAGATATAGTCAGGTTCATTTTTTTGGCCAATTGTTTATGCATTAGTTTGTTATGAACAATAATATAACATAATGCCAACACAAAGTGGTATATTCAGTCCAGTTGTCTTGCAGAAATTCAAAGAGTTAGAGAGGCTAAAAGCGATTGAGTTGCCACCTTATGAACTGGAGCATGTTGAGCTACAATTGGAAAGCCATGAAGAATCATTGGCTCATATAGCTTTTGTGGAAGCTATACTTTGGTGTTGCCGCCCTCGGTGTTGCCGCCCTCGATCTCTAGCTTTAAGATCATCCTCTCCCTTAACTTATTCTGAAGATGTTGTCAAAGTAAGAGTTATATGAGATTGgatatttgattatattcattatctTTTATTTTACGCCCCGCtcgcggtatgcgcatataatgtatatatgtgtgggcgctcgggggcaaaagtgaaagtgcactaattttaacattattttactaatttggtgaaaataatgttaaaagaggggggtggttaatcatgcatcatgtggtgacgttgatagccgaaagacaagggggtacatgcactaattggcctttgtcttaattgccgagtgttatgtgccttatgtccaaggcttgatgcaaaactactatcgagccgggggtctcactggaagcagcctctctattcctacggggtagaggtaaggctgtctacatcttaccctcctcagaccctaccttagctttgctattggtgggatttactgagtatgatgatgatgatgatcttttATTGGATTTAATCTAACAAAGATCATCCACAATTTCATTGGACTTTAACACTGTTTAGATTCTGTTTGTACACCGCTAATAAGTAATGATATTGTATTAGTTCTATTTATTATTTTTCCTCAGGTTACCTACAAGAAGCTGCTTGAACAAGAACACTCGAGGGACTTCAAGTCATTGTCAATAGCATTAACTAGTGAAGGAAAAACAATTACCTTCATAAAGGAAGAAGGTACCCTTTTTTATCGGATTATATTTTAGACACATGCATAATGCATACGTTACCTCACTTGTTAATGTCCTAACAGTTGTCCAAGAAGATGCAGGGTGAAACAGTCAAAAAGCATGCAGATATGGAAATTTTCTGATGCATTGAATATTTGGATTTAGGAGTGTTATCATTTAGGACCAAGGTATGAAAGTTACCTGTACAGAATAGATTTTCTGGCAAAATTAAATGGATAAAATTGAACAAATCGCAGTTTAACGTTTCTTAAATATTCTgctttttgatatatatttacaTATGTGGTGATGGTTTTGCTTTACCTTTGGGCCTTTGTTTTATCGTTTTTGCTAAGCCTAACGAACGGGTCAGGGTCATACCAAGTCAATTTAAAAAGTATGGGTTTGCTTCTGGTCCGGTCAACAGCTTCGACCAAAGTGggtttgggacaacgggttgaAACGTGCCATTTTAGAAAGAGTATCTAATGATTAACAAAAAATAATAGCAATCATACATATTTCTAATAATTATTTTGTTTCTTGTTTGAAACAAGCATGGGATAGGTAGAATTCCATTACAAGATTATTAATACCTAACCAAAATACTTAACTGATGAATGTCATGGATTACTATGCAGAAAAGAACATAATACAACCGTCACAGAAGATTAATTAATACTAAACAAGACCATGTTTCACAATAAATCATTAATggtttgaaattctttttcaacaTCGTATGCTTCAAGTGCTGATTCATTTCCAGCCATGATGATCACAAGTCTGCATGCTAACTTAACCAACTTTGGACATTGTCAAAGGTTTTACTTTCTGTGATGCTGTACACCGCTATATACAATATGCATTTGTTACCGCTCTATACGTTTCTTGACCAGTTGTGTCCCAAATTTCAGCCTTTCTTGTTTTCCGTCAACCTGTTTGTGACATTTTCTTGTAAAAGAACATGAACTATAGGTGCCAAAAAAAAACATGTGTAGTCGTTCATATCAAACCGAAACTTTTTTTTTACAATCGGTTGAGACAGGTTACATTGGCAAAAACactttttaaatattaaactttTCAGTATATAATCAGTTATGCGGTATGGGATGTTCCTAACTTCAGTATTCAATAACATCTATAACTTGACCTGATCCACCTCACCTAAACAAAATGGGTTCCTTCAAGATTGCCCAAGTAACCTAACAACCTAGAGAGTGACGATGAAGCAAACGGGCAACATTTAATAAAGGCTCAAACTATCCAGACACCTTATCTGCCTATTTAGACACCCTTTGCCTCGTATaggcctcgtataggtctatacgaggcgtatagggtTACATCAAAATCAGTGTCTGACTCATGTCACTATTGGATAAGATACAACACTCGTATAGGACTATAGGTGTGGTTTTGGTCCCGTTTAGGCCTATAGgcttatacaagacctataggggaCCTATACTAGACTTAtagtatacactatacgatacgatacaacagtcgtataggtcccatataggtctatacgcgagctatacgagacttatactatacaatacaatacgatacgatactataggatatGATACAACGCCCGTATACGTCGATAtgcctatacaagacctataagggacctatactacactatatgatacgatagtatcgtattgtatcgtatagtgtatagtataagtctcgtataggtcccatataggtctatacgagagctatacgagacttatactacactatacgatacaatataatacgatacgatactataggatatGATACAACGCCCGTATACGTCGATAtgcctatacaagacctataagggacctatactacactatatgatacgatagtatcgtattgtatcgtattgtatcgtatagtgtatagtataagtctcatataggtcccatataggtctatacgagaactatacgagacttatactacactatacgacacaatacaatacgatacgatacgataatATAGGATATGATACAACGCCCGTATACGTCGataggcctatacaagacctataagggacctatacgagacct from Helianthus annuus cultivar XRQ/B chromosome 7, HanXRQr2.0-SUNRISE, whole genome shotgun sequence includes the following:
- the LOC110913312 gene encoding putative F-box/LRR-repeat protein At5g02700, producing MRGLSKPFSGTLIAFTLYTPLITLYATSGGCADRISHLPESILHHILSFLNNTPADLVRMSVLSNTWFRLTASFAVLNFNIANFTHVSRQSFFKYLDYATSRFCFENLPAHTFKLVTTVLEPAELDVNRCLELLLQKGMIRELEIDLSYFTNSSLDVPKYHLPNILLSVSTLRSLTICGCDLPSSFMLDAVNFKSLIQLRLENVLIYDEVITYLATSCPLLQVIQIRCCPGFIRFCVHGHQNLQQVKIQYTTTPVERLDIEAPNLSSLLIVDAYGRGAPLMNLASCKKLTQVVYIGNPLPNSNAFRDFLSNFPFVETLGLYTHNECNNLMLSSHSLRTLVLCSNCGLEEIEFTTPKLVSFRYTCSSSRLLPMVMDNHWTLSRDSTHLKARMCCYPGGYIDTLWFQKLRYFLSKKNGFKVFNLHIHGRYSQVHFFGQLFMH